In Rouxiella sp. WC2420, the following proteins share a genomic window:
- a CDS encoding glutamate/aspartate ABC transporter substrate-binding protein, whose product MQMRKLVLSVLLASVAASSLAHAEDLTGTLKKIKDSGLIVVGHRESSIPFSYYNNEQKVVGYSQDFSNAIVDAIKKKLDAPNLQVKMLPITSQNRIPLLQNGTYDFECGSTTNNLERQKQAAFSDTIFVIGTRLLVKKGSPIKDFDDLKGKTVVVTSGTTSEVLINKLNDEKKMGMKIISTKDHGDSFRTLETGRAAAFMLDDALLAGERAKAKQPDDWVILGTPQSKEAYGCMLRKDDPEFKKLVDDTVVQAENSGQASKWFETWFKKPIPPKNLNMNFELSDDMKALFKAPNDKAL is encoded by the coding sequence ATGCAAATGCGCAAACTGGTGTTGTCGGTACTGCTGGCAAGTGTCGCCGCAAGTAGCCTAGCCCATGCCGAAGACCTGACTGGTACGCTAAAAAAAATTAAAGACAGCGGTTTGATCGTTGTCGGTCACCGCGAATCATCGATTCCCTTCTCTTATTACAACAACGAACAGAAAGTGGTGGGATATTCGCAGGACTTCTCAAATGCCATTGTTGATGCCATCAAGAAGAAACTCGATGCGCCAAATCTACAGGTGAAGATGTTGCCAATCACCTCACAGAACCGTATTCCGCTGTTGCAAAACGGCACCTATGACTTTGAGTGTGGTTCAACCACCAATAACCTCGAGCGTCAGAAGCAGGCGGCGTTCTCTGACACCATTTTCGTGATCGGCACCCGTTTGCTGGTCAAGAAAGGTTCTCCTATCAAAGACTTCGACGATCTGAAAGGCAAGACCGTTGTTGTTACTTCCGGCACCACTTCTGAAGTTCTGATTAACAAGCTGAACGACGAGAAGAAAATGGGCATGAAAATCATCAGCACCAAAGACCACGGTGACTCATTCCGCACGCTGGAAACGGGTCGTGCTGCGGCCTTTATGCTTGACGATGCCCTGCTGGCCGGCGAACGTGCCAAAGCCAAGCAGCCTGATGACTGGGTAATTCTGGGTACGCCACAGTCGAAAGAAGCCTACGGCTGTATGCTGCGCAAAGACGATCCAGAGTTCAAGAAACTGGTTGATGACACCGTGGTGCAGGCCGAAAACTCAGGTCAGGCCTCAAAATGGTTTGAAACCTGGTTCAAAAAGCCTATTCCACCAAAAAATCTGAACATGAACTTCGAACTGTCCGATGACATGAAAGCCTTGTTCAAAGCGCCAAACGATAAAGCGCTTTAA
- a CDS encoding amino acid ABC transporter permease has protein sequence MSSGWNWGIFLEQAPFGNTTYLGWIWSGFQVTVALSVCAWVIAFIVGSVFGILRTVPNRFLSTLGTCYVELFRNVPLIVQFFIWYLVVPELLPENIGMWFKQDLDPNVQFFVSSMVCLGLFTAARVCEQVRAAIQSLPRGQQAAGLAMGLTLPQTYRYVLLPNAYRVIVPPLTSEMLNLVKNSAIASTIGLVDMAAQAGKLLDYSAHAYESFAAITLAYVLINAVIMLIMQQVERKIRLPGNVGSK, from the coding sequence ATGTCTTCAGGCTGGAATTGGGGCATCTTTCTTGAACAAGCCCCCTTTGGAAACACCACATATCTCGGCTGGATCTGGTCTGGTTTTCAGGTCACCGTAGCGCTGTCAGTCTGCGCCTGGGTTATCGCTTTTATCGTCGGCTCGGTATTTGGCATCCTGCGTACCGTGCCTAACCGCTTTCTTTCCACCCTCGGCACCTGTTACGTAGAGTTATTCCGTAACGTCCCGCTGATCGTGCAATTCTTCATCTGGTATCTGGTGGTGCCCGAGCTGCTGCCCGAAAATATTGGAATGTGGTTCAAGCAGGATTTGGACCCCAACGTGCAGTTCTTCGTCTCATCAATGGTTTGCCTCGGCCTGTTTACCGCGGCCCGCGTTTGCGAGCAAGTGCGTGCCGCGATCCAGTCTTTACCAAGAGGCCAGCAGGCTGCTGGCCTGGCGATGGGGCTGACGCTGCCGCAAACTTATCGCTACGTGCTGTTGCCCAACGCCTATCGAGTCATTGTTCCGCCATTGACCTCCGAAATGCTGAACCTGGTAAAAAACTCGGCCATTGCCTCCACTATCGGACTGGTTGATATGGCGGCACAGGCTGGCAAACTGCTGGATTACTCGGCCCATGCCTATGAATCTTTCGCCGCTATCACGCTGGCTTACGTCCTCATCAATGCGGTTATTATGCTGATCATGCAACAGGTTGAGCGCAAGATCCGCCTGCCGGGCAATGTGGGGAGTAAATAA